ttaacatTCAAGTTATTaagaatacaaaataataataaaagaatgaagagaagaaaattcaataaatatctaaataatgtttatttttactGTCTTTTATTGCACTCATTTTATTATACTGTTTATGGTTAAGTGTGAGGGAGAGAAAAcgataattaaacattatgtaatattttttaaaagatgtgCATAtgtgatgttttttatttataaaaaaaatatgtacatgtgatattttttttatttatcaataattttcctgatttataaaaatcaaaattacataatatacAGTATGATATCAGGGCCGAACGGTTacgatatattttattaaaattataaaatagtcaagaatatcttattaaagatattgataagcagaagataaaataatcaaaggataatcaagaatatctatttaaagatatttaacaactaacaagattttcaagtaagtctgtttatattatattctgtttatattttgttgggcATATATCTGTTGGAGGGCCACAAGCCAGGTACCTTcgaatcatcttccaatcataCTCCATTCACATTCTACTCACACCCCACTACTCTGAAAATATTCTACAGTGATAACAAAATCACTAAATACTCAATTATGAACTGAGGTTCATCAAACcgctcctaacttgagcgtcagagtacaggtacctcccccctccaTCAAAAAGAACATCGAGCGGCCAAAGAGAAGCGAGCGGTCCAGACGGAAGGAAAGCAGGCTATCCAAATAATCCAGGCATCGGAAAGCGGTAAAGTCACGTCagaaaaggttagtgtctcggtccccaaaaaatctaccgaaacattttggcgcccaccgtggggccgagatTTGAAGAatcccaatggtgaccacgaggACCATGGACAACCCTAGCCAGATGGAGATGATCCGGGAGTTACAAGCACAGTTGGAAGAACAGGCCCGTACCATACATCAGCAACAAGAGCTTCAGCAAGCCCAGGCTAAACGAATGGAGGAACAAGCCCAGATTATAGACAACAGCAAGAGACGTAGTAGAAGCAAAACGAAGAAATTGCCCGACTAAAGGCACAACGTGCAACTCCTGAAATGTTTGAGACTCAAGGAAGCCAGAATAACGGACACGGCGTACATACACCTCCGAGAACCGATCAGTCACCCAAGTTATTACCATTCACAGAAGCAGTTATGCAAGCCCCGATGCCCGATCGGCCTCCACCACCGATAGAAAGGTTTGACGGCAATTCAGACCCAGAATATCACCTGATAAATTTCATCGACTCCATGGCCTTCTATTCCAAAAGCGACCCGGTCAAGTGCAGGGCCTTCTCTCTATCCTTGAAGGGAGAAGCGCTAGAGTGGTACTACACCCTCCCCCCTAATACAGTGAACAGCTTCCGCACCGCCATGActctatttaaaaaacaatatgcCTCCAATCGGAAACAAGAAATAACACCAGCGGACTTGGTAAATACTAAACAGGAGAAAGGAGAAACTTTGAAGGCCTTTATGAAAAGGTATACTGAAACCGCACGACAGGTAAAAGAGGTcaatcactattttattattaacaatttgtCTTCATGTCTGAGACCAGGATACTTTGCCGAAAAGTTGTATGCGCGACCACCAAAAACTATGGAAGAACTCCAAGAAAGAGTGGCTGAATTCATCCGCATGGAAGAAATGCGAATCTCACAAAGAAAGCGGCAACAAGA
This DNA window, taken from Vigna radiata var. radiata cultivar VC1973A chromosome 5, Vradiata_ver6, whole genome shotgun sequence, encodes the following:
- the LOC106760369 gene encoding uncharacterized protein LOC106760369, with product MFETQGSQNNGHGVHTPPRTDQSPKLLPFTEAVMQAPMPDRPPPPIERFDGNSDPEYHLINFIDSMAFYSKSDPVKCRAFSLSLKGEALEWYYTLPPNTVNSFRTAMTLFKKQYASNRKQEITPADLVNTKQEKGETLKAFMKRYTETARQVKEVNHYFIINNLSSCLRPGYFAEKLYARPPKTMEELQERVAEFIRMEEMRISQRKRQQEADVGGGRKDGKRLFGNSDKSGELPRTFKFNHFTALNAPREKVLKEALNAELLTF